The proteins below come from a single Pseudomonadota bacterium genomic window:
- a CDS encoding tetratricopeptide repeat protein → MLGFKQIALALLSIAACAACGGAPPPQPAKPVSPGPGADPELEVPDAIPGSQRGAWEARLFALSDAAKTRVPLRDRLAESIAASFEATPEDKLSKRVELFREGMSLNAPADFADGDVAPALAPLAKWVVARYERRGDEVMVLAGLRYLALVEPGDARHGERFLELAEWSEGVRETIPDRLESRASTADLYLRVARLVPDREIVERAAEHLVGWNAAYMARIEDAGADLWGLPPFALREAEKIPVFLAYVFFLNGDATRAAPWIRKLKSDVRSQRAFEELLDGLGEGGEDAGERYFTLAQLFGSFDPGTGQFVVGDPMAGLRACLLARRAEPSPRYPMCVGQFFELLDRPESAVPFYVEAARLAPDESTYLGVTARVRNALSRVHMLERVEEAEAVIRIADELVDSVLALEDVEDESLYQVTAQLLNLSGEVEYADGRIERAIAHFSRACEVWPSDAGPVFRLAEIREMLGEPGAAMRDIETAIARAKKAGGMEAEYWPARAYELRGRIREGEGDAPGAAADFRRALSIWEKADLPLDYAAEIALRRGIALDHLGDEKGALEWMRRAIGLDPENRSVYGAAFSFLFARGRLDSAAELFQIAFNQDRLGAMWKIYFALWIDGLARRQGRTNELARNYLAHADGDTWQDDLARHLSGRIDAAELRRRAGNNGQRVEADFYAGLRLLGDGKGDLARPLFERVIDSKLMGFFEYPMARVLLAEKSAGR, encoded by the coding sequence ATGCTCGGCTTCAAGCAGATCGCGCTCGCGCTCCTTTCGATCGCCGCGTGCGCCGCGTGCGGGGGGGCGCCGCCGCCGCAGCCCGCGAAGCCCGTGTCGCCCGGCCCCGGCGCCGACCCCGAGCTCGAGGTCCCGGACGCCATCCCGGGATCGCAGCGCGGCGCCTGGGAGGCGCGGCTTTTCGCGCTCTCCGACGCCGCGAAGACGCGCGTGCCGTTGCGCGACAGGCTCGCCGAGTCGATCGCCGCCTCCTTCGAGGCGACGCCCGAGGACAAGCTGTCGAAGCGGGTCGAGCTGTTCCGCGAGGGGATGTCCCTGAACGCGCCGGCCGACTTCGCCGACGGCGATGTCGCGCCCGCCCTGGCGCCGCTCGCGAAGTGGGTAGTCGCCCGGTACGAGCGCAGGGGCGACGAGGTGATGGTGCTCGCCGGCCTGCGCTACCTCGCGCTGGTCGAGCCCGGCGACGCGCGGCACGGCGAGCGGTTCCTGGAGCTCGCGGAGTGGTCGGAGGGCGTGCGCGAGACGATCCCCGACCGGCTCGAGAGCCGGGCCTCCACCGCCGACCTCTACCTCCGCGTGGCGCGCCTCGTGCCGGATCGCGAGATCGTCGAGCGCGCGGCGGAGCACCTCGTGGGGTGGAACGCGGCCTACATGGCGCGCATCGAGGACGCGGGCGCCGATCTGTGGGGCCTCCCGCCGTTCGCGCTGCGCGAGGCGGAGAAGATCCCCGTGTTCCTCGCGTATGTCTTCTTCCTCAACGGCGACGCGACGCGCGCGGCGCCCTGGATCCGGAAGCTGAAGAGCGACGTGCGTTCCCAGCGGGCGTTCGAGGAGCTGCTCGACGGGCTCGGCGAGGGCGGCGAGGACGCCGGCGAAAGGTACTTCACCCTGGCCCAGCTGTTCGGCTCGTTCGACCCCGGCACCGGCCAGTTCGTGGTCGGCGATCCCATGGCCGGCCTGCGCGCCTGCCTCCTCGCGCGGCGCGCCGAGCCGAGCCCGCGGTACCCGATGTGCGTCGGGCAGTTCTTCGAGCTCCTCGACCGGCCGGAGAGCGCCGTGCCGTTCTACGTGGAGGCCGCGCGGCTCGCGCCGGACGAGTCGACGTACCTCGGCGTCACGGCGCGCGTCCGCAACGCGCTCAGCCGCGTCCACATGCTCGAGCGGGTCGAGGAGGCGGAGGCGGTGATCCGGATCGCCGACGAGCTCGTGGACAGCGTGCTCGCGCTCGAGGACGTCGAGGACGAGTCGCTGTACCAGGTGACGGCCCAGCTCCTGAACCTGTCGGGGGAGGTCGAGTACGCGGACGGCCGCATCGAGCGTGCGATCGCCCACTTCTCGAGGGCGTGCGAGGTGTGGCCGAGCGACGCCGGGCCGGTGTTCCGCCTCGCGGAGATCCGGGAGATGCTCGGCGAGCCCGGGGCCGCGATGCGCGACATCGAGACCGCGATCGCGCGGGCGAAGAAGGCCGGCGGCATGGAGGCCGAGTACTGGCCGGCGCGGGCGTACGAGCTGCGCGGCAGGATCCGGGAGGGCGAGGGGGACGCGCCCGGGGCCGCCGCCGACTTCCGCAGGGCGCTGTCGATCTGGGAGAAGGCGGATCTGCCGCTCGACTACGCGGCGGAGATCGCGCTGCGGCGCGGCATCGCGCTCGACCACCTCGGGGACGAGAAGGGCGCGCTCGAGTGGATGCGGCGCGCCATCGGCCTGGACCCCGAGAACCGGAGCGTCTACGGCGCCGCGTTCTCCTTCCTCTTCGCGCGCGGGCGGCTCGACTCGGCGGCGGAGCTGTTCCAGATCGCGTTCAACCAGGATCGGCTCGGCGCGATGTGGAAGATCTACTTCGCCCTGTGGATCGACGGGCTGGCGCGGCGCCAGGGCAGGACGAACGAGCTCGCGCGCAACTACCTCGCCCATGCGGACGGCGACACGTGGCAGGACGATCTGGCGCGACACCTGAGCGGCCGCATCGACGCCGCGGAGCTCCGGCGCCGCGCGGGGAACAACGGCCAGCGGGTGGAGGCCGACTTCTACGCGGGGTTGAGGCTGCTCGGGGACGGGAAGGGCGATCTCGCGAGGCCGCTCTTCGAGAGGGTGATCGATTCGAAGTTGATGGGGTTCTTCGAGTACCCCATGGCCCGTGTGCTGCTCGCCGAGAAGTCCGCGGGACGTTGA
- a CDS encoding saccharopine dehydrogenase NADP-binding domain-containing protein, with product MEKKKVIVLGAGRVGRVIARDLNDDPAISVTVADRRSEMLESVAEKLRCATISDNLSDPAAVSRVVEGFDLAIGALPGALGLSTLRGVVAAGKKCVDISFMPEDPTVLDGEAKRTGSKVLYDFGVAPGMSNLLSAAAATVVAPVRQIRILVGGLPLVRRQPWEYAAPFSPADVIEEYIRPARIKVGGAVSERAALSGVESVEFPEIGTLEAFYTDGLRSLLTTVACPAMEEKTLRYPGYAKRIGLLRDTGFFESAPIDVNGVMISPRELTLKLLEPAWYLDELMDEFTVMRIQVTGGEEAPYKRVVWELLDRTDRYRNETSMARTTGFPAAIAARALLNDEISFTPGVHPPESLAQDGAFIERLLARLKVCGVLYRQQEQR from the coding sequence GTGGAAAAGAAGAAAGTCATCGTGTTGGGTGCGGGCCGCGTGGGGCGCGTCATCGCGCGCGATCTGAACGACGATCCCGCCATCAGCGTCACCGTGGCGGACCGCAGGTCGGAGATGCTCGAGTCGGTCGCGGAGAAGCTCCGTTGCGCGACGATCTCGGACAACCTGTCCGATCCCGCGGCCGTCTCCCGCGTCGTCGAGGGGTTCGACCTCGCGATCGGCGCGCTGCCGGGCGCGCTCGGCCTGAGCACGCTCCGCGGCGTGGTCGCGGCCGGCAAGAAGTGCGTGGACATTTCGTTCATGCCCGAGGACCCGACGGTGCTCGACGGCGAGGCGAAGCGGACGGGCTCCAAGGTCCTCTACGACTTCGGCGTCGCCCCGGGCATGAGCAACCTGCTGTCCGCGGCCGCGGCGACCGTCGTCGCGCCGGTGCGCCAGATCCGCATCCTCGTGGGCGGCCTTCCGCTCGTCCGCCGGCAGCCGTGGGAGTACGCGGCGCCGTTCTCGCCCGCCGACGTCATCGAGGAGTACATCCGCCCGGCGCGCATCAAGGTGGGCGGCGCGGTGAGCGAGCGCGCGGCGCTGTCCGGCGTGGAGAGCGTCGAGTTCCCCGAGATCGGCACGCTCGAGGCGTTCTACACGGACGGCCTGCGATCGCTCCTCACGACCGTGGCGTGCCCGGCGATGGAGGAGAAGACGCTGCGCTACCCCGGCTACGCGAAGCGGATCGGGCTGCTGCGCGACACCGGCTTCTTCGAGAGCGCGCCCATCGACGTCAACGGCGTGATGATCTCTCCCCGCGAGCTCACGCTGAAGCTCCTCGAGCCCGCGTGGTACCTCGACGAGCTCATGGACGAGTTCACGGTGATGCGGATCCAGGTGACCGGCGGCGAGGAGGCCCCCTACAAGCGCGTCGTGTGGGAGCTGCTCGACCGGACCGATCGCTACCGCAACGAGACGTCGATGGCGCGCACCACGGGCTTCCCGGCGGCGATCGCCGCGCGCGCGCTGCTGAACGACGAGATCTCGTTCACGCCGGGGGTCCACCCGCCCGAGTCGCTGGCGCAGGACGGCGCGTTCATCGAGCGGCTGCTCGCGCGGCTCAAGGTGTGCGGCGTCCTGTACAGGCAGCAGGAGCAGCGGTAG